A genomic stretch from Helianthus annuus cultivar XRQ/B chromosome 1, HanXRQr2.0-SUNRISE, whole genome shotgun sequence includes:
- the LOC110864274 gene encoding DNA-directed RNA polymerases IV and V subunit 4: MSDKGGKGGKSALKSPDGSAKLKGRKVQFDSEDMFDEKFETNGNGKSNGKDSGKGKGGKAGPAKKEPPQVLLKVEEELPENAKCLMNCEAAQILQGIQDHMVLLSKDPTIKIPSSFDRALQYANTGNFYTDPQSVRQVLESLKKQDVSDGEICVIANTGIDTTEKAFALMPSLKAKQIKVIEPLSAALTELTKLKESTIVLD; encoded by the exons ATGTCGGATAAAGGAGGAAAAGGGGGGAAATCTGCGTTGAAATCTCCAG ATGGTTCAGCTAAGTTGAAGGGAAGGAAAGTTCAGTTTGATTCTGAAG ATATGTTTGATGAAAAGTTTGAgacaaatggaaatgggaagtcAAATGGGAAAGATTCTGGCAAGG GGAAAGGTGGAAAGGCAGGACCTGCAAAGAAAGAACCTCCACAAGTTTTGCTCAAGGTTGAAGAAG AGCTTCCTGAGAatgccaagtgtttgatgaactGTGAAGCTGCTCAAATCTTGCAAGGAATCCAAGATCACATGGTGCTACTGTCCAAGGACCCCACAATCAAAATCCCAAG TTCATTTGACAGGGCATTGCAGTACGCCAACACGGGCAATTTCTACACCGACCCGCAGTCTGTTAGACAAGTACTGGA ATCTCTTAAGAAACAAGACGTTTCTGATGGCGAG ATATGTGTCATTGCAAATACTGGAATTGACACTACTGAGAAAGCGTTTGCTCTCATGCCATCATTAAAG GCCAAGCAAATCAAGGTAATTGAACCGTTGAGTGCTGCATTAACTGAGCTGACGAAGCTGAAGGAAAGCACTATAGTGCTAGATTGA
- the LOC110864265 gene encoding ATP-dependent 6-phosphofructokinase 2 — protein MNTDDVQDQLESLTISPINIKLKRLPRLTDYLPGLQTHTNPLQHNTFYHHSYRDGFYISHSDVILRQIVFDFSGNFPSSEPHLAYHRAGPRKEILFDPKQVRAAIVTCGGLCPGLNTVIRELVVGLWELYGVREIFGIKAGYRGFYSGDPIRLDPKLVHNWHKRGGTVLETSRGGFDLHKIVDTIEKRGFNQVYIIGGDGTLRGAVQIFNEIQRRKLNVAVTGIPKTVDNDVGIIDRSFGFQTAVEMAQQAISAAHVEAESAPNGIGLVKLMGRNTGHITLNATLSSCDVDCCLIPENNFYLEGKGGLFEFIDLRLKENGHAVIVVAEGAGQDIIPRPDSQKRETDDSGNPVFLDVGAWLNSELKKWWERDHKGELFTVKYIDPTYMIRAVTANATDNLYCTLLAHSAIHGIMAGYTGFVTGPINGNYAYIPMDEVAHAKSPVSTNDHKWAWVRSVTAQPDFRRT, from the exons ATGAACACCGACGACGTCCAAGATCAGCTCGAAAGCCTAACTATCTCTCCTATAAACATCAAACTAAAACGACTCCCCCGCCTCACCGACTACCTCCCCGGCCTCCAAACCCACACCAACCCGTTACAACATAACACGTTCTACCACCATTCGTACCGCGACGGGTTCTATATATCACACTCCGACGTCATCCTCCGCCAGATTGTATTTGATTTCTCCGGCAACTTCCCGTCATCCGAACCTCACTTAGCCTACCACCGTGCCGGGCCGAGGAAGGAGATTTTGTTTGATCCCAAACAAGTGCGAGCCGCCATTGTTACGTGTGGTGGTCTTTGCCCTGGTCTGAACACCGTTATTCGGGAACTGGTGGTTGGGTTATGGGAACTGTATGGTGTCCGAGAGATCTTCGGGATTAAAGCGGGTTACCGCGGGTTTTATTCGGGTGATCCCATACGGCTTGACCCGAAACTGGTTCATAACTGGCACAAGAGAGGTGGTACTGTACTTGAAACCTCTAGAGGTGGCTTTGATCTTCACAAGATCGTAGATACAATTGAAAAACGCGGATTTAATCag GTGTACATCATCGGCGGAGACGGCACTCTACGAGGGGCGGTACAAATATTCAACGAAATTCAGCGCCGTAAACTAAACGTTGCGGTCACTGGGATTCCTAAAACAGTCGACAATGATGTAGGGATCATCGACAGGTCATTTGGGTTCCAAACAGCCGTAGAGATGGCTCAACAAGCAATAAGTGCAGCCCATGTAGAAGCCGAGAGTGCACCAAACGGTATAGGCCTGGTCAAACTCATGGGCCGGAACACGGGTCACATCACCCTCAACGCAACCCTAAGCAGTTGTGATGTCGATTGCTGTTTAATACCTGAAAACAACTTCTACCTTGAAGGCAAAGGTGGTTTATTCGAGTTTATTGACCTTCGTTTGAAGGAAAACGGGCACGCGGTTATCGTGGTGGCAGAAGGAGCGGGCCAAGACATCATTCCGAGGCCCGATTCCCAAAAACGAGAAACGGATGATTCAGGGAATCCGGTTTTTTTAGATGTCGGGGCGTGGTTGAATTCCGAGCTCAAGAAATGGTGGGAGAGGGATCACAAGGGCGAGTTGTTCACAGTAAAATACATAGATCCTACTTACATGATACGCGCAGTTACGGCTAATGCAACTGATAACTTGTATTGTACATTATTGGCCCATTCCGCTATTCACGGGATTATGGCGGGCTATACTGGGTTTGTAACAGGCCCGATAAACGGTAACTATGCTTACATTCCTATGGATGAGGTGGCTCACGCCAAGAGTCCGGTCAGCACTAACGACCACAAATGGGCTTGGGTTAGATCGGTCACGGCTCAGCCTGATTTTCGGAGAACTTGA